CCCGCATGGCCTTCTCGTCTACCATCACCTCGTGATGATCAGCATTTAACAGATGGGCGACGTGGCGGGCATACTCGAACTCGTTCATATCCTGATGGTCGGAGAATCCCACTGTGAAGGTTCTTACCGGTCGCCCCAGGTGTTTGGTCATTAGGGCGGCGTTGGCTGAAGAATCGATGCCCCCCGAGAGGAAGACGCCAATGGGGACATCCGACATCATCCGTTTCCTCACCGAGTGGTCAAGAAGTTGCCGGGTACGGCGTACCGCAAAGTCCCGCAAGGCTGCCGGACTCAACGTCTTCATCTCATCCGCCTCAGGTCCGGCCCCCGGCAGGGCGTCCCAGTAGCGCTCTGCCTGCATGGAGCCGTCGGCCGACACCGTGCAGTGGAACCCAGCCGGAATCTTGTAAATCCCTCGGAACATGGTCAAGGGAGCCGGAGTAGTGAGGAAGGAGAGATAATGATAGATGGCGAGAGGTTCAACTTCGGCCTGCACTTCCGGATGGGCCAGAAGCGCCTTGATCTCGGAAGCGAAAAGAAACGCCGACGGCGTCCAGGTTATATAAAGCGGCTTTATCCCGATCCTGTCACGAGCCAGGAACAGATTCTGACCTGCTTCGTCCCAGACACCGATGGCGAACATGCCCTCCAGATGGTCGACGACCTTCTCGCCCCACTGCTCATAGCCGTGAACGATGGTTTCGGTATCCGAGTGGTCCGATCTGAACCGATGGTTGTGCGAGAGCAGCTCTCTTCGCAGGTATTGGTGATTATAGATCTCCCCGTTGAAGACCACTTGGATCGAGCCGTCTTCATTGGGCATGGGTTGATTGGCGGAATCGGACAAGTCGATGATGGCCAGCCTGCGGAATCCCAATCCCACCCGGCCCGACGGGGCAATCCAGAGTCCGGAGCCATCCGGGCCACGGTGTTGGATGACGTCTCTCATCCGTTCCAGAACGGCACTGTCAACCTCGCGGCTTTCCGTGAGGGAAAGCCATCCTGTGATGCCGCACATGATTCTCCCTCGGCTTTCTCGCAACGTGCCTGCGTTGCCTTCCAGGGCGACTGAAAAACTTATTCCGACTGGCCGTTGATCTCGCGAACGATGGCGACAGCCAGCCCGAGCATTCCTCCCAATAGGACGGCAACGAGCAGCTTTAGGCCAAGGCCCAACGGTTTCGGGCTTCTCGGCGGAACGGCCGGCATGGCAAGTCTCACGTCCGGGACATCCTCTCGCGCTTGGGCAAGACGGACTTCGTTGTAGGTGCCCGAAAGTTTCTGAACCTGCGACTTCAACCGGTCGATCTCCCGCTCCATCGGAGCCAACTCGGACAGGTGCTCACGGCGGATGCGGTCAAGAGCCCGACGACGGTCTCTAATTAGTCCCGCCAAATCGATCTCGCGTTCCTCTTGCAATATTCCAAGTGCAACGCTGCGTTCCCGCTGCAGCTTCTCGACGGTTCGGTCGAACTCCCAATAGACATTCTGCTGAGTTTCTCTCAGCATCCTCACTTGGGATTCGAGTTGGACAATCCTCATAGCCAAGTCGGTATGGATCGGGTTGACCTCCTCGTCAACCAGATTCTTGGAGAAGAGCCGGTTCTCGGTTTCTTCTCCCCAGGCACCCGACAAAGCCTGCCACAGGACGTCATCGCTGACCGTCTTTCGCAGGCGGAAGACCATTGGGGTCTGAGCCAGTTTCTGGCGCAGGACCAGAAGCTGAGCCAGCAGCCTCAAGGCCGTTTCCTGGTCTTCAACTCCGTCGCTTTGTGGAGACTTGGAGGAGTCCGATCCGATCCCATATCGGGAGCCGACGTCAGAGAAGATGCGCCGTGTCTGGTTACGGAACTCCGCGATCAGGTTCTCGGACTTGGCCCGGAACTCGGCGATTCGGTCATCCCAAGCCTTAGCCGTTTGGTCGAGCCGCTCCTGGAATTCGTTCAGTAGCCGAAGCCGCTCCTTCTCAAGTTCATCCAGCGATTTGCGGGAGTCGTGAAACTGACCTTCGACAATTTCAACTGTGGGATCCAAGGATGCTAAGGAGAGTCTACGGGTGTGTTCGAGAAAGACCTCCGCCCAAGCGTTGGCTACCTGTGCCGACGTTTCCGCATCCTCAGTGCGTGCGCTCAGGCGCAGCATGGGAGCCAAGGGAGTCTGGTCTGAGCGAGCCGACAGGAAGACATGAGTGCTCAGACCGTCGTCCAATCGGAGTATCCGGTCGGGTCCCAGCACGCCGCGGCTCACCAAACGGGCAGTGGTTTCCTCCAACACCGCTCCTGACTCAACCAGCGCCTTGTATCCTTGAATCGAGAAGGTGGGTGGACTCAACTCGGAACTGAAGGTGGGGGGAGACACCACCAAGGTC
The DNA window shown above is from Acidobacteriota bacterium and carries:
- the asnB gene encoding asparagine synthase (glutamine-hydrolyzing) — translated: MCGITGWLSLTESREVDSAVLERMRDVIQHRGPDGSGLWIAPSGRVGLGFRRLAIIDLSDSANQPMPNEDGSIQVVFNGEIYNHQYLRRELLSHNHRFRSDHSDTETIVHGYEQWGEKVVDHLEGMFAIGVWDEAGQNLFLARDRIGIKPLYITWTPSAFLFASEIKALLAHPEVQAEVEPLAIYHYLSFLTTPAPLTMFRGIYKIPAGFHCTVSADGSMQAERYWDALPGAGPEADEMKTLSPAALRDFAVRRTRQLLDHSVRKRMMSDVPIGVFLSGGIDSSANAALMTKHLGRPVRTFTVGFSDHQDMNEFEYARHVAHLLNADHHEVMVDEKAMREYLPQLVISQDEPIADWVCIPLYFVSKLVRDSGTTVVQVGEGADEQFCGYLHYLKYMTMYRRFWKPYTGTVPAFARRLVSLLVERLMAWHHRHDTYLDLLVRAGFEREPFWSGATIFPESRKSRLLDKKRLRPLEAPQFLQDSGMLPAAFAATDTFEIVRSFFERLDAEAPGHDILTRMVYSEFKLRLPELLLMRVDKIGMSVSVEPRVPFLDHRLVEFTMNLPQQVKVADGVCKSVLKEAMRGLIPDAIIDRPKMGFGAPMDRWIRGNFGKAMEAELSASRFFEAFPANRRAVLDMLARHRNGNGDFTAYLWTVYNAVAWFDSWIEGSPKSLGA